GCCATTGATAAAAGTGTACAGTGCAGTTCAACGCGTGTCCACTCTTTTGTGTAGCAGAAATGTCAGCGTTGTtatagcagcagctttaatgtCAGCTCAACTGCTGAAGAAGATAGTGAGAGTGTGCATGCATTTGTGAGGTTTTACAGGTTTGTTTGTATAGGGAGTGTGTGTCTTGGTATGTGTGTGGTATGTGAATTCTTTAACATCTTGTCATGCCATAAATGTTTAGGAAGTCAAAGGGGGCCGAACTGCTGTTTCAAAATAATTACACTTCCCCCTGTGAGGTGAAcacaaatgtgaaaatgtgctGTTAGATTGGAGCTATTTCATGAAGTGAGAGTAGCTTTCTGAAGTCTCAGTGTTACATAAGGGTTGTTTCTAGCACATTGGAACTTTTTTTGTGACAGTTGAGGTCTGACTAACAATCTTAATTATGTCATCTTGTCGGTCCCTTTTCTTCTGCAGAGCTTCACTTGCATTGTGCAATATTTCGTTTTGACACACTTCCTTGCACCTCTTTCACTACCCTACCGTGTTTGGTAAATGTGTTCCTGATACATTtgcttttcttgttttgctgtttgttaGAAAGTGGTCCTCTTTTTAATCAGGGTTCATGATGTTTGTGATCAGAAAAACCTGTTGCTTTACCTCTTGCTCCAGCCCGTAATCCTGCACCAGGCGGATGTAGAGTGTTGGCGTCCAGCCCTTTGCTCCCTCCAGCATCAGACCCACAGTCTTACAGGGCTCCGCTGAGAGGCTGTGAGATTTGATGGCTGCGTCCAGAGTCTCCTCAGCCATTGACCTGTAGGTGGTCCACTTTCCACCtgcatacacaaaataaaaaccatctTACCATAGTAAACACGCAGCATTGATGAGCAGGTTTAACGAGATAATGTTAAAGGCTCACTGACCAGCGATAGTGACCAGTCCGCTGTCACTGATGCTCACGATGTGGTTTCTGCAGATGGACTGAGTGTCTTTGGAGTCTGGGTCCGTCACAAGGGGTCTGATGCCGCTCCACGCTGCCAACACGTCTCCTCTACGTACTGTGGACATAAAAAAATTGTCACTTTGCAACCAGAGTACTTTGAACCTTACTTTATAAGGCCATATAGTAATGCGCTCATCCATGAAAACTGTCATGAATCAAAAatatgtctttttgttttcaatgtctTCTTCTAGTGGAAGCTTGTTCACTCTCAATTGGCAGTAAACGTTAAGGCAGAAATATGATCTTTATAAGTAAAAGGGcaagttgtttaaaatgtaaatgaggtTGGGAACAAAGTTTTCCCTACTTTCAGaaattcagttttgtttttgggtGTTCAAAGATCAACATCATGCTCTTTACCTTCTACGTCAGGGCTGAGGTAGTTGCGGACCTCCCTCAGGATGAAGTTGATGTCGTCCTCTCCCGGGATTGGGTGGGCCGTCACGTTGGTTGGCGTGTCTGTGGTCCCGGCGATGGTCATCTTCTCCCATGGCAGGAAGAAGATGACGCGCCCGTCGCTTGTGGCTGGATCGAGGAGACCCATGTTGTCTGGGCTGCGGGGCAATAAAATATAgggacaatgtttttttatagtaGAATGAGTAGAACCATAAAATGTTATTAGATCTACTGCTTCTAGGAAAACAGGATGTGAGGAAAAAAGCATGTAGGTAGTAAGAGAGAGATGGCAGAGGAGAAAATAGTCAGAGATGGAAAATATgtgggaagaagaggaggcggTGAGGGGACAGATAGCGGCAGGAGGAAGAGAATTAGGTGGTTGGCATTTCTGCCGCTGTTCAAAGGGCTCCCGCTCCCTCGGGTTTTGCTCAATAAGCTTGGCTGAACTTTAAAAAAGCCCCTGACTTCAACAAAACTCACTCTATTACTCTGCTGTATTTTAACCACAGAAGATTGTCCTGTGCATGACGTATAGGTCAGCTAATAGCTTAGCCAGCTCATTGTTTACACATCAGAATGAGgaataaataaacttaaaaaaacaaacaccggATGGGAAGTTAAAAGAACATCATCAGGACTTCTAAAAAAGACAGTTTATATCTATTTTAAGTGTGTCGTACCTGTAGTAACCAGGGATGACAATGTGAACACCTGCGCTCGGTTGGCAGATGTTTGCAGTCTCCTGGTTGTCCATTTTCCTCAGAGAGTCGGTGAACGGGCCGGTGGCATTGATCACACACTTTGCCTTCACATCAAATTCATTCCCTGTATGAGAGAAATAATGAGGATAAAAACCAAACATCTATTGTGCATCTATGTTTCTAACAAATATACACTTTCAAAGTTACTTttttgggttttgtttttttcaaactgaaagttAGATTTTACAGACTGAACATTAAATAGCTAAATGTTAGCTATGGAAATCAATAGTTTTAAAACTCTATGGGTTGGCTGATGTGTTTCAAAGTATTATTGTTTCATCATAACGCCAGacctgttgttttttcatttatgttCCCATCCAGGTTACACCAAAGTTGCACGACCTTCCTCTCCAGATGATCATATGTTACTGTTTGTTATTAAATGTATCATTTTTAAACTATGATTTATTTACTCTTTGGGTTTTATCAGCCCTTTTTCAGCGCCCTTGCTAGGTTCAGTAAAATCTGCCCTTTCTTACACACCCAGATATTTAATATTAGAAACTCAATCACTGATTACtgcctgaaaaacaacattattttcaacatctactttcttttttttcttttttttctttttttatttatctaacCTTTGACATTACTGAAATCAATTCAATACTTTTCCTCGCTGTACAGGAAACCTGATggtgtaaaaaagttcaaaaacatgaaatgatacAGACTGGATCATCAAAAGAAAGCGAGAGGAAAGATTGTACCAGTAAGAAATAAACTTGAATTAATGCCACCATTTAGAAACATGTACAGATGAAAGGTGATGTTTGCATTGTAATGGCGTTTGCAtgtaaatctttatttatacagcacctttaaACACAGGTTACAAATTGCTCCATCAACAATCCATGAATACAAACGCCTTCAAGATAAATATACATACGGACAAAAAGTATAGAGCAactaataataattttaaaaactCTAAATAGGAATCCTTTACATATGGGACTTGTTCATTTTTATCTAAGTGATTTTCTTACCTGTGATGACGTCCCTGCAGTGGGCTCCACACACCTTCTCCTGGCCGGTCTCAGGGTCCTTTTTCTTCAGCAGGTGGACCACCTCCGTGTAGTTGGCAACAGCAGCGCCGTAGCGTGCGGAGGAGAGGGCGATGGCGAGGTTCATCCGGGCGTCGTTGTGCTGCCCTGAAAGAGACGGAAAAGTAGAGTGTGAGAAAGAGGAATTAATTCAGATAGACTTCTGACCCTAAAAGTATTAAAATGTCATGTCTTAAACCTCtttcatcagaaaacatgtATTTGATTAGAGAGAAAAAACTTAATACAATACTAATCAGAGAagagcataaaaacataaagccAGGAGCgctcaaaaatgaaaatgttacactttCTTCACTTGAGCATATTCTTCCATACAGTATACCACAGAGGATTTCTGTCAATGATGATTCATGTCTCAAAATGGTGACTTTTATTTGCAACTGAGCAATGGGGTAAACATCATTAACGACTAGCTTTGAAATAAAAGGATTTGGGACATTAAACAGGTTTCTggaataaagtgtttttaaaccGCAATAACACACTGTAGTTTGTTTTCCAGAGCGAAATATACCAGCCAGCCAATTCTTAATAACAGGAGAAGGTCTACACAATAGCTGGTTAgtgtttgtaaaaataaaaacatccctGTTTTTGTCTGTGGCAGCAGCAGTAGCCACCCAGACAGCCAGAGAAATATCTGCCGCTGCTCAGCCGCTCCGACCAACGACGACGCTTCTCTGTGCTCTACACCGCCGGGAGAGAAGGTCAGATTTCGAAATGTCACCGCCGTGATTGTTCCAGACGGCATAATTGGAGAAAAGACGCCCCACCCCTCCACTATCCCTCCACCATCCCTTCCCCTTGGAGCAGATGATGGCGGGTGatggaggaggggtggggggaggaggaaaTCTAACATATGCTGCTTTGCACCAAAGATGTGCTCTTCCTCTCCAGGATGCAGTAAATCCACAAATCTGACCatttatattttcacattttgaggTTATAATAATTCTGCATTTGTATTCCATTTAAACAACTTAAGGCCTAAGTGAGAGCCACATTTTAAGATCATGCATCATTAATTTTTAGgacaaatatttcatgtttcatCCCTTAAATAGCCCTTTagagatgttttttgtttctataaATTAGACCCGTCAGCCAGTTCTCATCAGACATGACGAGTTGATTTTCACAAGTTGCCTACGGAcacactgttgttatttttgttgttggaaaGACTGACGGAAAAGGACGCCATCGGCACTGAGTTCCTCGCACTCAGCTGGACTCTGAGCATATGTTTGATTGTGTTCTGGAGCCATCTAGGGAACACGCAACCTTTAACGCCACAGGGAAAAAGAGGGCTTCCTACCAGCCTGTCAACACGTTTTGTGAGCACCAGTGGAGATGTCAGCACTTGGAGCAACAATAAATCTATTTTAACAGATAGTGATCTCCTGTCATGTCTAAATCTCAAGATTTGTATACAATTTACAAATGTTGCTCATTTggaattctatttttttattggcattgtttttatcccttttttattttgcactgATTTACAGAGAGTGCTTTTGATGTTGAAATGTTGAGACAGTTAAGTTTACCCTTAtagcatccttaaagactcctcccaccctgcccacagactgtttgccctcctgccctccggtaggtGCTTCAGAAGCCTCCAGACCAGAACCAGCAAACTGAAGAACAGCTTTTtccagagctgtctctctactgaactctgccccctgaactctgaactctgtctccctcccgAACTCTGCCCCCCGCtgaccccccttcccctccacatcacctcacacccatcatccccccaccactcctcctggtcatacacacacatctttcaTCTTTCATCGTAATATAGTTTGTTCATATCAgctcaataagttatcgacctgtacaaaatgtcaatattctgtatattatctgtaatctagtatagcatgctcactgcaccttaatctgtatattataatcctaaaaatatacttatatttatagcatttatttatatttatagcattacccattaatccagccatatatacccaataattcactcttttttagtctacatctgtacattttgtaataactgtacatagcacagactcttgcactttctgcttatttgcacttctggtgagatgccaaacctcatttcgttactctatacttgtatatgtgtaatgacaataaagttgaatctcaacCTCAATCTCAAAGTCTTCTGTTGATCAGAAGCGTGTTGAGACGCGTTGATACATTTTTATACTTGCTATACTATAAATGATTTAGTTTATATTCTTAGAGAGACAGATTAAATAGCCATTGCAGTATTTTCTTTAACCAGACAAAATCTGAGGagaaatgctgaaaaaaaactttttgcagattttctgcagagttttaAGACACAGACATTAACTGTCAGGGGCATAAATCAAAATGTGATAATTATGTGGCTAATGGCTTACCCATCATATCTACTGCTAAAGGAAAGAGACAAGCCAGAAAAGGGAAAAAGCACAAACAGTGACTCAGCAAAAGTGAGTAATGAATCAACAAATGAACCGTGTGTTTTAGAATACTGTCCACACGTGCAAACATCATAATGAAATAATCAGGTTTAATGCAAACTGAGCCTAGAGAGCTGTGGAGCCCTGACTCACCATCATAGTAGACGATGGCTCCCACCAGCTTGTCCTTCTTGAGCATGGGAAACAGCTCCAAGGCTTTGGTCTTACTGAGGACGTAGCTGCTCTTCAGGCACTGGATCCCAGCCACCAGGTCGTACATTTTGATCCCTGCCCAATAGTAAGGCAACTGCCACCATCTAGGGAAAAAGAGATGTTTTCACAACAAGAGGCCACAACAAGCATTCAGAAGCTGGTGTTAATTTTCCATCCAGATACATAGAAactaaattacatttatttaaagatacaatGCATCTTCCCagcagaatataaaaaatatcacctgcttttaaaaaaaataattccctAACATGTGTGGTGCACTTACTTGTAAACAGGAAGCATGATTGGCAGTGGTGCAGACAGGTGGGGAGCGATCTCCAGGAGGTTGGCTCGCTCATGCAGGGCCTCTTTCACCATCATGTACTGTTTCAgtggacagaaaaagaagatgaagagaaaagagCAAATAACTGCTatgtgaatgaaaaataaaagtacaaatgCAAACCTGTTCGTAGTCTAACTTCATGATGGCCTTCTGGAGATAGCGGACTCCACCGTGAATTAGCTTTGTACTCCGGCTGCTCGTCCCCGAGGAGAAGTCGCTTCTCTCCACGAGAGCAGTCTTGAggtctagaaaaaaaaaaaacgttaacGGTGAAGGGTAACAATGTTCCGATAATGTTACTGAAAAGCTTCTTCATGTTACAGGCTGTTAAACTATTTCTGAATCATTGCAATCCAGaagataaaacataaaaagaaacatttacttTCACTCACAGAAAAACTGTTACATAAATACAAGAAAGCTCCTTCTGtctataaatacaataaaaatacagtaaGTCATATATTTCTGTTGAAAGTGCACATCTTAAACACCCTTATTTCAGCCCTTTGACAACACATTAATAAGatcacaaaatgtgtttttaagcaCAATATGTAGTTTTAAAGGTATATTAGTTTTCACAGGGCAGCCAATAAACTATCACAACATTATCCTGCTGAAAAGGGAGAAGCCTTATGAAAAGTTCACCTGAAAAGTGTCCCTACGGCTGTTTAATAGGCCACATAAGGACACATCATTCCCTTGTCATCATTGTTCGAATATATATTGTTATTCTTACTGCGTGTGACAGCGTCTAAGGC
The sequence above is drawn from the Labrus bergylta chromosome 24, fLabBer1.1, whole genome shotgun sequence genome and encodes:
- the gpd2 gene encoding glycerol-3-phosphate dehydrogenase, mitochondrial, coding for MAFRKALKRTAIIGGGAVATAFGLSQLIEYKKTQARLAHVAAEAELRVPYADEFPSRQAQLAALQNTEEFDVLIVGGGATGAGCALDAVTRNLKTALVERSDFSSGTSSRSTKLIHGGVRYLQKAIMKLDYEQYMMVKEALHERANLLEIAPHLSAPLPIMLPVYKWWQLPYYWAGIKMYDLVAGIQCLKSSYVLSKTKALELFPMLKKDKLVGAIVYYDGQHNDARMNLAIALSSARYGAAVANYTEVVHLLKKKDPETGQEKVCGAHCRDVITGNEFDVKAKCVINATGPFTDSLRKMDNQETANICQPSAGVHIVIPGYYSPDNMGLLDPATSDGRVIFFLPWEKMTIAGTTDTPTNVTAHPIPGEDDINFILREVRNYLSPDVEVRRGDVLAAWSGIRPLVTDPDSKDTQSICRNHIVSISDSGLVTIAGGKWTTYRSMAEETLDAAIKSHSLSAEPCKTVGLMLEGAKGWTPTLYIRLVQDYGLEQEVAQHLASTYGAKAFDVAKMAQVTGQRWPIVGKRLVSEFPYIESEVLYAMKEYACTAIDVIARRTRLGFLNVQAADEALPRIVQIMGKELGWSEEKKTAELEAAKKFLYHEMGYRSRSEQLTKTTDINLDYQEVVRYKKRFHKFDKESKGFITTVDVQQVLDSINVQIDENALHEILNEVDLNKNGQVEIDEFLQLMSAVKKGLLSDSRLAILMKAAEETLDKRGPVSVDRSGGGV